The following are from one region of the Microbacterium sp. cx-55 genome:
- a CDS encoding carbohydrate ABC transporter permease, with product MTTQTLQRPVTRRRSGIERRQRVGWLFITPFLVIFAAFLVFPLIYAFGMSLFSSTLATGTKFVGIDNYAKAFTDPLFLGGLGRVALFAIIMIPAQLIVALVAALVLDSLATWLSKLSRLLIFAPYAIPVVIGALMWSFLYSPRFGPGGTIFSLFGLEAPNFLASDSIFFSLVNIVTWQWAGYYMIVIYAALRSIDPAIYEAARIDGAGGWQIATRIKVPMISSSMVMVITFALIGTLQFFTEPTVLRSIASGALPAEYTPNMYAYALAFSYSQFNYAATIAFSLGILVFIGSFGFLFLTRKQNGLK from the coding sequence ATGACCACTCAGACACTGCAGCGACCCGTCACCCGGCGGCGCAGCGGCATCGAGCGGCGGCAACGGGTCGGTTGGCTGTTCATCACGCCGTTCCTCGTGATCTTCGCCGCGTTCCTCGTCTTCCCTCTCATCTACGCCTTCGGTATGAGCCTGTTCAGTTCGACGCTCGCAACCGGCACGAAGTTCGTCGGCATCGACAATTACGCCAAGGCCTTCACCGATCCGCTGTTCCTCGGCGGCCTCGGCCGGGTGGCCCTGTTCGCGATCATCATGATCCCGGCCCAGCTGATCGTCGCGCTCGTCGCGGCGCTCGTGCTCGACTCGCTCGCCACCTGGCTCTCCAAGCTCTCCCGGTTGCTGATCTTCGCGCCGTATGCGATCCCGGTCGTGATCGGGGCGTTGATGTGGAGCTTCCTCTACAGTCCGCGGTTCGGTCCCGGCGGGACGATCTTCAGTCTGTTCGGACTCGAGGCCCCGAACTTCCTCGCGAGCGACTCGATCTTCTTCAGCCTGGTCAACATCGTCACCTGGCAGTGGGCCGGGTACTACATGATCGTCATCTACGCCGCGCTGCGATCGATCGATCCGGCGATCTACGAAGCGGCCCGCATCGACGGTGCCGGTGGGTGGCAGATCGCGACGCGCATCAAGGTGCCGATGATCTCCTCGTCGATGGTCATGGTCATCACATTCGCCCTGATCGGCACGCTGCAGTTCTTCACGGAGCCGACCGTGCTGCGCTCGATCGCCTCCGGAGCACTCCCGGCCGAATACACGCCGAATATGTACGCGTACGCGCTGGCGTTCAGCTACAGCCAGTTCAACTACGCCGCCACGATCGCGTTCTCGCTCGGGATCCTCGTGTTCATCGGGTCCTTCGGCTTCCTCTTCCTCACGCGCAAGCAGAACGGACTGAAGTGA
- a CDS encoding carbohydrate ABC transporter permease — translation MSALPSSTAALNEVHTTVTGIPSRRNRSAGRRGGQRRIGSHVLLIVLAIYFIIPIWWLFVSATKDTGSLFSSPAFWFDNPGSFFSNIAGLFEHQGGIYWRWLGNSFFYAFVSGVGATVVAVLAGYGFAKYRFRGRGVVFGMILGSVMVPLTALVIPTFMLLSQYGLINTPWAVILPSLLNPFGVYLMRVYTQDAVPEELLEAARIDGAGEWRTFTTIVVPLLRPAIVTVLLLSIVGTWNNFFLPLAVLTDPQLLPVTVGLNRWLALSNAGAGGEQVWNLITSGAFISVLPLLLSFLLLQRYWQGGLAIGSVK, via the coding sequence ATGTCCGCCCTTCCCTCCTCCACCGCCGCTCTCAATGAGGTGCATACGACGGTCACCGGCATCCCGTCCCGTCGCAACCGCTCGGCCGGACGCCGCGGCGGACAGCGCCGCATCGGCTCCCACGTGCTGCTGATCGTGCTCGCGATCTACTTCATCATCCCGATCTGGTGGCTGTTCGTCTCGGCGACCAAAGACACGGGGAGCCTCTTCTCCAGTCCCGCGTTCTGGTTCGACAATCCCGGCAGCTTCTTTTCGAACATCGCCGGGCTCTTCGAGCACCAGGGCGGGATCTACTGGCGCTGGCTCGGCAACTCCTTCTTCTACGCATTCGTCTCGGGAGTCGGCGCGACGGTCGTGGCGGTCCTCGCGGGCTACGGGTTCGCGAAGTACCGGTTCCGGGGGCGCGGTGTCGTGTTCGGCATGATCCTCGGCTCGGTCATGGTGCCGCTCACGGCGCTCGTCATCCCGACATTCATGCTGCTCAGCCAGTACGGGCTCATCAACACTCCGTGGGCGGTCATCCTGCCCTCGCTCCTGAACCCGTTCGGTGTCTACCTCATGCGGGTTTACACGCAGGATGCGGTGCCCGAAGAGCTGCTGGAGGCCGCGCGCATCGACGGCGCGGGGGAGTGGCGTACGTTCACGACGATCGTCGTGCCGTTGCTCCGCCCCGCCATCGTGACCGTGTTGCTTCTGTCGATCGTCGGCACGTGGAACAACTTCTTCCTGCCGCTGGCGGTGCTGACCGATCCGCAGCTGCTGCCGGTGACGGTGGGACTCAACCGCTGGCTCGCGTTGTCGAACGCCGGCGCCGGCGGCGAGCAGGTGTGGAACCTCATCACCTCGGGGGCGTTCATCTCCGTGCTTCCGCTCCTGTTGTCCTTCCTTCTCCTGCAGCGGTACTGGCAGGGCGGGCTCGCCATCGGCTCGGTCAAGTGA